Proteins encoded in a region of the Candidatus Baltobacteraceae bacterium genome:
- a CDS encoding TonB family protein — MQIAIAVSIALHLLILPFVPVKEAKAAPEQPPATLRIVHIAVVPKPTPRPTPPPKLAKAHRPSPHAVAIHAVRLASHLGRPAARGPQRPPIGPVTTGFPSAPPGSIVVGTAAPAVATPTPKPACTAPDVPAKTIAPVAPEIPQLASEEGLTGTTEVEVHLSASGAVLDASVYRSSGSMLLDRAAIGAARASSYSPEQRACRNIPGSYLFSAQFDN; from the coding sequence TTGCAGATTGCGATTGCCGTCTCGATCGCGCTGCATCTGCTGATCTTGCCCTTCGTTCCCGTTAAAGAGGCGAAGGCTGCGCCCGAGCAACCGCCGGCAACGCTGCGCATCGTTCACATCGCCGTCGTACCGAAACCGACGCCGCGTCCAACGCCGCCCCCGAAACTCGCGAAAGCGCATCGGCCGAGTCCGCATGCCGTTGCAATTCATGCGGTGCGTCTTGCATCGCATCTGGGGCGACCGGCCGCGCGCGGCCCGCAACGCCCGCCGATCGGTCCGGTGACGACGGGGTTCCCGAGCGCGCCGCCGGGCAGTATCGTGGTCGGCACCGCGGCACCGGCGGTAGCGACTCCAACGCCGAAGCCGGCGTGTACCGCGCCCGACGTTCCGGCGAAAACGATTGCGCCGGTAGCGCCCGAGATTCCGCAGCTCGCGAGTGAGGAAGGCCTAACCGGAACGACCGAAGTCGAGGTGCACCTGTCGGCGAGCGGCGCCGTGCTCGACGCATCGGTCTACCGTTCGAGCGGGTCGATGCTGCTCGATCGCGCCGCGATCGGCGCGGCGCGCGCGTCGAGCTATTCCCCCGAACAACGTGCGTGCCGCAACATTCCGGGTTCGTATCTGTTTTCGGCGCAATTCGATAACT